One Thermoanaerobaculales bacterium DNA window includes the following coding sequences:
- a CDS encoding sugar transferase: MQRIGLSRRLTALTLAAGDAAILVGGGVVAAWLRFGSGLFAQEFGKTLDHPWFIAYALVSQLLLSTTFDLYRPQSWRTRDYVLLRMAALAVTLATALALGVYMVPAWRFGRGLLALTLLVALPAQAALRFAWLAMAALPHPRRATVIGDGPIVGALEEELRRRPTAPFRIISHVPAPTESVPVELRSPELADVDLVVVASLTHDATVDRLAALNFRGVPVVDAAGAYAALTGRIPVQQVDSRWFIATGDFSSLATTPFHQLQRILDVLIASVLLLISSPILLVAALAVLVTDGLPVFYRQRRLGRYGAPFEVVKLRTMEQGSDENGPVFAEEHDRRVLPVARLLRRWRIDELPQLLNVLRGDMSLVGPRPERPEVAAGLERQIPFYAFRYSVRPGITGWAQVHLPYCSTFDDHLAKLEFDLYHLRHYGPAMYAIVLIRTLGALVFRPGR; the protein is encoded by the coding sequence ATGCAGAGGATCGGACTCAGCCGCCGGCTGACGGCGCTCACGCTGGCCGCCGGTGATGCGGCCATCCTCGTCGGCGGCGGGGTGGTCGCGGCCTGGCTCCGGTTCGGAAGCGGCCTCTTCGCCCAGGAGTTCGGCAAGACCCTCGACCACCCCTGGTTCATCGCCTACGCCCTGGTCTCGCAGCTCCTGCTGTCGACGACCTTCGACCTCTATCGCCCGCAGAGCTGGCGCACCCGGGACTACGTCCTGCTCCGGATGGCGGCGCTCGCCGTGACGCTCGCGACTGCGCTCGCGCTCGGCGTCTACATGGTGCCGGCGTGGCGCTTCGGCCGCGGCCTGTTGGCCCTCACCCTGCTCGTCGCGCTCCCGGCTCAGGCCGCGCTGCGCTTCGCCTGGCTCGCGATGGCGGCCCTGCCCCATCCCAGGCGGGCGACGGTCATCGGCGACGGGCCCATCGTCGGCGCGCTCGAGGAGGAGCTCCGGCGCCGCCCGACGGCGCCGTTTCGGATCATCAGCCACGTACCGGCGCCGACCGAGTCGGTGCCGGTGGAGCTCAGGAGCCCGGAGCTCGCCGACGTCGACCTGGTGGTCGTCGCGTCGCTGACCCACGACGCCACGGTCGATCGGCTGGCAGCGCTCAACTTCCGCGGCGTGCCGGTGGTCGACGCCGCCGGTGCGTACGCGGCCCTCACCGGGCGGATCCCGGTGCAGCAGGTGGACTCGCGGTGGTTCATCGCGACCGGCGACTTCTCGTCGCTCGCGACCACTCCCTTCCACCAGCTGCAGCGCATCCTCGACGTCCTGATCGCGAGCGTCCTGCTGCTGATCTCGTCGCCCATCCTGCTCGTGGCGGCGCTTGCCGTGCTGGTCACCGACGGGCTGCCGGTCTTCTACCGCCAGCGAAGGCTGGGGCGGTACGGCGCGCCGTTCGAGGTCGTCAAGCTGCGCACCATGGAGCAGGGCTCGGACGAGAACGGACCGGTCTTCGCCGAAGAGCACGACCGGCGAGTGCTCCCGGTGGCCCGGCTGCTGCGGCGCTGGAGGATCGACGAGCTGCCTCAGCTCCTCAACGTGCTGCGCGGCGACATGAGCCTGGTCGGGCCCCGGCCCGAGCGGCCCGAGGTCGCGGCCGGCCTGGAGCGCCAGATCCCGTTCTACGCGTTCCGCTACTCGGTCCGTCCGGGCATCACCGGCTGGGCCCAGGTCCACCTGCCGTACTGCTCGACCTTTGACGATCACCTCGCCAAGCTCGAGTTCGACCTCTACCACCTTCGCCACTACGGGCCGGCGATGTACGCCATCGTGCTGATCCGCACTCTGGGTGCCCTCGTGTTCCGTCCCGGCAGGTAG
- a CDS encoding citrate (Si)-synthase: MKLKEVLKKKIEEHRPRTTRLVKEFGSVEVGKVTIEQVIGGARGVKCLVTDISYLDPQEGIRFRGKNIPEVMECLPKVPGCDYPYVEGFFYFLMTGEVPTMKETLEVVEEFKKRRGLPQYVIDVLRAMPRDTHPMTMFSAGILAMQRESVFVKRYNEGMKKTDYWEPMFEDVLNLIPKLPGLAAYIYRMKYKADVHIPSDPELDMGGDFAHQMGIPKPYDDVARMYFILHSDHESGNVSAHTTHLVASALSDAFYSLSAGINGLAGPLHGLANQEVLSWMMKFQQKLGDQEPTSELVEKALWDTLNAGQVIPGYGHAVLRKTDPRYMAQREFCMKNLPDYPLFKVINMVFEVAPGVLTKHGKTKNPWPNVDAQSGVIQWYYGLTEWDFYTVLFGIGRALGVLANITWDRGLGYAIERPKSLTTDMLEEVAGIKK, encoded by the coding sequence ATGAAGTTGAAGGAAGTCCTGAAGAAGAAGATCGAGGAACACCGACCGCGCACCACGCGCCTGGTCAAGGAGTTCGGGAGCGTCGAGGTCGGGAAGGTGACGATCGAGCAGGTGATCGGCGGGGCCCGCGGCGTCAAGTGCCTGGTCACCGACATCTCCTACCTCGACCCGCAGGAGGGCATCCGGTTCCGCGGCAAGAACATCCCCGAGGTCATGGAGTGCCTGCCCAAGGTCCCGGGCTGTGACTACCCGTACGTCGAGGGCTTCTTCTACTTCCTCATGACCGGCGAGGTGCCGACCATGAAGGAGACCCTCGAGGTGGTGGAGGAGTTCAAGAAGCGCCGCGGGCTGCCGCAGTACGTCATCGATGTCCTGCGCGCGATGCCTCGCGACACCCACCCGATGACGATGTTCTCGGCGGGCATCCTGGCGATGCAGCGCGAGTCGGTGTTCGTCAAGCGCTACAACGAGGGCATGAAGAAGACCGACTACTGGGAGCCGATGTTCGAGGACGTGCTCAATCTCATACCCAAGCTGCCCGGCCTCGCGGCCTACATCTACCGCATGAAGTACAAGGCCGACGTTCACATCCCGTCGGATCCTGAGCTCGACATGGGTGGCGACTTCGCGCATCAGATGGGCATCCCCAAGCCCTACGACGACGTCGCGCGGATGTACTTCATCCTCCACTCCGACCACGAGTCGGGCAACGTCTCCGCCCACACCACCCACCTGGTGGCCTCCGCGCTGTCGGACGCCTTCTACTCGCTGTCGGCGGGCATCAACGGGCTGGCCGGTCCGCTCCACGGTTTGGCCAACCAGGAGGTGCTGAGCTGGATGATGAAGTTCCAGCAGAAGCTCGGCGACCAGGAGCCCACTTCGGAGCTGGTCGAGAAGGCTCTCTGGGACACCCTCAACGCCGGCCAGGTGATCCCGGGCTACGGCCACGCGGTGCTCCGGAAGACCGACCCGCGCTACATGGCGCAGCGCGAGTTCTGCATGAAGAACCTCCCTGACTACCCGCTGTTCAAGGTCATCAACATGGTGTTCGAGGTCGCGCCGGGTGTGCTGACCAAGCACGGCAAGACCAAGAACCCGTGGCCGAATGTCGACGCGCAGTCGGGCGTCATCCAGTGGTACTACGGGCTCACCGAGTGGGACTTCTACACCGTGCTGTTCGGCATTGGCCGCGCCCTCGGGGTGCTGGCCAACATCACCTGGGACCGCGGCCTCGGCTACGCGATCGAGCGGCCGAAGTCGCTGACCACCGACATGCTCGAAGAGGTCGCCGGCATCAAGAAGTAG
- a CDS encoding helix-turn-helix domain-containing protein: MARDAGPQDWELLGLAPGASLEEVRAAYARRKELYGPDALASYSLHDEPEREALLARLDDAYRAIVGGLGGGTAARAPALAPPVPVEAPAGPAPAPDQHPGAFLRHHRVVRQVATGQLAAETKIRASMLELLESESFHALPAPVYVRGFVVQCARALKLEDPEGIAEAYVAKMRAALGESP; this comes from the coding sequence ATGGCGCGTGATGCCGGGCCCCAGGACTGGGAGCTGCTCGGCCTGGCGCCCGGCGCGAGCCTCGAGGAGGTTCGCGCGGCCTACGCGCGGCGCAAGGAGCTCTATGGCCCCGATGCCCTCGCCTCCTACTCGCTGCATGACGAGCCGGAGCGTGAAGCTCTGCTCGCGCGGCTCGACGACGCATACCGCGCGATCGTCGGCGGGCTCGGCGGCGGCACGGCGGCTCGCGCCCCAGCACTGGCTCCGCCCGTCCCGGTCGAGGCGCCGGCCGGTCCGGCGCCCGCTCCCGACCAGCATCCCGGAGCCTTTCTCCGCCACCACCGGGTGGTCCGCCAGGTGGCGACCGGCCAGCTCGCCGCCGAAACCAAGATCCGCGCCTCGATGCTGGAGCTCCTGGAGTCGGAGTCGTTTCACGCCCTGCCGGCCCCGGTCTACGTGCGGGGTTTCGTCGTCCAGTGTGCCCGGGCGCTCAAGCTCGAGGACCCCGAGGGGATTGCCGAGGCGTACGTCGCGAAGATGCGCGCCGCGCTCGGCGAAAGCCCGTAG
- a CDS encoding P-loop NTPase, which yields MSGAVGTATNPPAPTPRVWAIGGGKGGIGKSVIAANLAVVLAQRGCRVVLIDADLGGANLHTILGMPARGPTLSDFLLRRSERLGDIVVPTATAGLSLVSGSRAPVDSANPRYAQKVRLLRHIATLPADHAVLDLGGGSSFNMLDFFLAADHGVVVVVPEATSVENAYHFLKAAYFRRMRRAQPRERVKAAVAAAMAQLQQLDIRSPRELLRRVAEADPTAAEGMLREARRFDPALVVNRVQRPEHRRLGVDMGLACEDYFGRRMPCLGTIEEDEVVARSVHERQPAAERYPDSRFVGALRGVVDRLVGGAGAAHGA from the coding sequence GTGAGCGGCGCCGTGGGGACCGCGACGAATCCACCCGCGCCCACCCCCCGGGTGTGGGCGATCGGCGGCGGCAAGGGCGGCATCGGCAAGTCGGTCATCGCCGCCAACCTCGCCGTGGTCCTTGCGCAGCGCGGTTGCCGAGTGGTGCTCATCGATGCCGACCTCGGCGGCGCGAACCTGCACACCATCCTCGGCATGCCTGCCCGGGGCCCGACCCTCTCCGACTTCCTCCTCCGGCGCAGCGAACGGCTCGGCGACATCGTCGTGCCGACCGCCACCGCGGGCCTGTCGCTGGTCAGCGGCAGCCGTGCCCCGGTCGACTCCGCCAACCCCAGGTACGCCCAGAAGGTGCGCCTGCTGCGCCACATTGCGACCCTGCCCGCAGACCACGCCGTGCTCGACCTCGGCGGCGGCTCGAGCTTCAACATGCTGGACTTCTTCCTCGCCGCCGATCACGGCGTCGTGGTGGTCGTCCCGGAGGCGACGTCGGTCGAGAACGCGTACCACTTCCTGAAGGCCGCCTACTTCCGCAGGATGCGCCGCGCGCAGCCGCGCGAGCGGGTCAAGGCGGCCGTCGCTGCCGCCATGGCGCAGCTCCAGCAGCTCGACATTCGATCTCCGAGGGAGCTCCTGCGGCGGGTCGCCGAGGCCGATCCCACCGCCGCCGAGGGAATGCTCAGGGAGGCGCGGCGCTTCGACCCGGCGCTGGTGGTCAACCGCGTCCAGCGCCCCGAGCACCGCCGGCTCGGCGTCGACATGGGTCTCGCGTGCGAGGACTACTTCGGCCGCAGGATGCCGTGCCTGGGAACGATCGAGGAGGACGAGGTGGTGGCGCGATCGGTGCACGAGCGACAGCCTGCGGCCGAGCGCTACCCGGACAGCCGATTCGTCGGCGCCCTGCGGGGCGTCGTTGACCGCCTCGTCGGCGGCGCGGGAGCGGCCCATGGCGCGTGA
- a CDS encoding SDR family NAD(P)-dependent oxidoreductase, with translation MELAGKTVLITGASSGIGAACARSFAAARCRMLLVARRRPRLEELAASLRQQRSADVAMAALDVRDRRAVEAWVGGLAEGWRAIDILVNNAGLSRGLEPLHEGDVTDWEEMIDTNLKGLLYVTRAVLPGMVARGAGHVINIGSLAGHETYRGGNVYCATKHAVAGLNRALAIDTLGTGVRVTSVDPGMVETEFSLVRFHGDAGRAAGVYAGLEPLSAEDVAEAVLFCATRPPHANVRELVLLPSAQAGSVHVHRETK, from the coding sequence ATGGAGCTTGCTGGCAAGACCGTTCTCATCACCGGTGCGTCGAGTGGGATCGGGGCGGCCTGCGCCCGCAGCTTTGCGGCGGCCAGGTGCCGGATGCTGCTGGTCGCGCGCCGGAGGCCGCGGCTGGAGGAGCTCGCGGCGTCACTTCGCCAACAGCGGTCGGCCGACGTGGCGATGGCGGCCCTCGATGTGCGCGACCGGCGGGCAGTGGAGGCCTGGGTGGGAGGCCTGGCGGAGGGCTGGCGCGCGATCGACATCCTGGTCAACAACGCCGGCCTCTCGCGCGGGCTGGAGCCCCTCCACGAGGGCGACGTGACCGACTGGGAGGAGATGATCGACACCAACCTGAAGGGCCTGCTCTACGTCACGCGGGCGGTGCTGCCCGGCATGGTGGCGCGCGGCGCCGGCCACGTCATCAACATCGGCTCGCTCGCGGGGCACGAGACCTACCGTGGCGGCAACGTCTACTGTGCGACCAAGCACGCCGTGGCCGGCCTCAACCGGGCACTGGCGATCGACACGCTCGGCACCGGCGTCAGGGTGACATCGGTCGACCCAGGGATGGTCGAGACGGAGTTCTCACTGGTCCGCTTCCACGGCGACGCCGGCCGGGCCGCCGGGGTCTACGCCGGGCTCGAGCCGCTGTCCGCGGAGGACGTGGCCGAGGCGGTGCTGTTCTGTGCGACCCGGCCGCCGCACGCCAACGTCCGCGAGCTGGTGCTGCTGCCGTCGGCGCAGGCCGGCTCAGTCCACGTGCATCGCGAAACGAAGTAG
- a CDS encoding aldehyde dehydrogenase family protein — protein sequence MKLITHSIVDNQDVAGPGSIVSINPATEEELATVSALDRAGAERAIAAAKRAFPGWAATPVRERTVLLGRWLEIMVAEAGELAALASAEVGKPIAEALLVDVTSSCATLDYWQRRAEELLSFRPQKPEVLLFSHWRAGCRLDPLGVLSIITPWNYPVGIAMWELVPALVAGNTVVMKPASASVMTGLLLADQARRAGFPPGVLNAVALPGSATDVLLDHPDVAKILFTGSVEVGRHVAQRCAKRLAPVQLELGGKDAAVVAADAPFERTALGLVWAAFTNAGQACASVERLYVVDGLHDRLVERIVELTGTLNVGDPSRPDTDLGPLATAEQRDTVAAQVEDALARGATALTGGQRPPGPGYFYPPTVLVGVTDDMEVMREETFGPVLPIVRVADIDEGIRRANDSRFGLAASGWTSSRATAERFLRDLDAGAIGINEHGIVAAGEPAACWGGVRESGIGRAHGRFGLDEVVCLRYVFSEDSRASASAWHYPYDEDFSRFIGAAVPLLYGRGLDRYKHLGAVALTRRFRERVRKLELLKNANKLL from the coding sequence ATGAAGCTCATCACGCACTCCATCGTCGACAACCAGGACGTCGCCGGCCCCGGCTCGATCGTCTCGATCAACCCGGCCACCGAGGAGGAGCTCGCCACCGTTTCCGCGCTCGACCGCGCCGGCGCCGAGCGCGCGATCGCAGCCGCGAAGCGGGCGTTCCCCGGCTGGGCCGCGACCCCGGTCAGGGAGCGGACCGTGCTGCTCGGCCGCTGGCTGGAGATCATGGTGGCCGAAGCCGGCGAGCTGGCCGCCCTGGCGTCGGCGGAGGTGGGCAAGCCGATCGCAGAGGCCCTGCTGGTCGACGTGACGTCGAGCTGTGCGACGCTCGACTACTGGCAGCGGAGGGCTGAAGAGCTGCTCTCCTTTCGGCCGCAGAAGCCGGAGGTCCTGCTGTTTTCGCACTGGCGGGCCGGCTGCCGGCTGGATCCGCTCGGAGTGCTGTCGATCATCACCCCATGGAACTACCCCGTCGGGATCGCGATGTGGGAGCTGGTGCCGGCGCTGGTTGCCGGCAACACGGTGGTCATGAAGCCGGCGTCGGCCTCGGTCATGACCGGGCTGCTGCTCGCCGACCAGGCGCGCCGCGCCGGCTTTCCGCCGGGCGTGCTCAACGCCGTGGCGCTGCCCGGCTCGGCCACCGACGTGCTCCTCGACCACCCCGACGTGGCCAAGATCCTGTTCACCGGCTCGGTCGAGGTCGGCCGTCACGTGGCGCAACGCTGCGCCAAGCGCCTGGCCCCGGTGCAGCTCGAGCTCGGCGGCAAGGACGCCGCGGTGGTGGCCGCGGACGCGCCGTTCGAGCGCACGGCGCTGGGCCTGGTGTGGGCGGCGTTCACCAACGCCGGCCAGGCATGCGCCTCCGTCGAGCGCCTGTACGTCGTCGACGGTCTGCATGACCGGCTCGTGGAGCGGATCGTCGAGCTGACCGGGACCCTCAACGTGGGCGACCCGAGCCGGCCCGACACCGACCTCGGACCGCTCGCCACCGCCGAGCAGCGCGACACGGTGGCGGCGCAGGTCGAGGACGCGCTCGCCCGCGGCGCGACCGCGCTGACCGGCGGCCAGCGCCCCCCGGGCCCGGGGTACTTCTACCCTCCGACCGTTCTCGTCGGCGTCACCGACGACATGGAGGTGATGCGCGAGGAGACCTTCGGCCCGGTGCTGCCGATCGTGCGCGTCGCCGACATCGACGAGGGCATCCGGCGCGCCAACGACTCCCGGTTCGGGCTGGCGGCATCGGGCTGGACCTCGTCGAGGGCGACGGCCGAGCGCTTCCTGCGAGATCTCGACGCCGGCGCGATCGGCATCAACGAGCACGGCATCGTGGCGGCGGGCGAGCCCGCGGCGTGCTGGGGCGGCGTGCGCGAGAGCGGGATCGGGCGCGCTCACGGGCGGTTCGGCCTCGACGAGGTGGTCTGCCTCAGGTACGTGTTCAGCGAGGACAGCCGGGCGTCCGCGTCGGCCTGGCACTACCCGTACGACGAGGACTTCTCGCGCTTCATCGGCGCCGCGGTGCCGCTGCTCTACGGGAGGGGCCTCGACCGCTACAAGCACCTCGGCGCGGTGGCGCTGACGCGGCGCTTCCGCGAGCGGGTCCGCAAGCTCGAGCTGCTGAAGAACGCCAACAAGCTGCTGTAG
- the mutM gene encoding bifunctional DNA-formamidopyrimidine glycosylase/DNA-(apurinic or apyrimidinic site) lyase has protein sequence MPELPEVETVRRALERHAAGLTVESVRGHAVQLRRPLDLARLRRRLPGRRLSGFRRRGKFLLADLDPPGALLVHLGMSGRLLLCDPAAPLLPHTHLVASLGPALELRFVDPRRFGLVDWLGPGAETRDPSLSELGIEPLDERAVHELPPLLHARRAPLKALLLDQRLVAGVGNIYAAEALWRAGLRPTRPGHRTALPRLERLVEEMQAVLGEAVDQGGTTIRDFASPEGNFGDFAVRLQAYGHGGEPCPRCGEPFIDDRLGGRSTVWCRRCQR, from the coding sequence ATGCCCGAGCTGCCCGAGGTCGAGACCGTCCGCCGCGCCCTCGAGCGCCACGCTGCCGGCCTCACCGTCGAGAGCGTGCGCGGGCACGCCGTCCAGCTGCGGCGCCCGCTCGACCTCGCCCGCCTGCGGCGCCGGCTCCCCGGCCGCCGGTTGAGCGGCTTCCGGCGGCGCGGCAAGTTCCTGCTCGCCGACCTCGACCCGCCGGGCGCCCTGCTCGTCCACCTCGGCATGTCCGGCCGGCTCCTGCTCTGCGACCCCGCCGCTCCCCTGCTCCCGCACACCCATCTGGTCGCCAGCCTCGGCCCGGCACTCGAGCTGCGCTTCGTCGACCCCCGCCGTTTCGGCCTCGTCGACTGGCTCGGGCCTGGCGCCGAGACCCGCGACCCGTCGCTGTCGGAGCTCGGCATCGAGCCGCTCGACGAGCGCGCGGTCCACGAGCTGCCGCCGCTGCTGCATGCGCGGCGGGCGCCACTCAAGGCGCTGCTGCTCGACCAGCGGCTGGTCGCCGGGGTCGGCAACATCTACGCCGCCGAGGCGCTGTGGCGGGCGGGCCTGCGGCCGACTCGGCCCGGCCACCGCACCGCGCTGCCCCGGCTCGAGCGGCTGGTCGAGGAGATGCAGGCGGTGCTCGGCGAGGCGGTCGATCAGGGCGGCACCACGATCCGCGACTTCGCCTCACCCGAGGGCAACTTCGGCGACTTCGCGGTGCGGCTGCAGGCCTACGGCCACGGCGGAGAGCCGTGCCCGCGCTGCGGCGAGCCCTTCATCGACGACCGCCTCGGCGGCCGCTCGACCGTGTGGTGCCGCCGCTGCCAGCGCTGA
- a CDS encoding exodeoxyribonuclease III yields MSEIRLFSWNVNGLRACSRKGFPEWLREAAPDVLALQEVRATPAQLDEPVRSPDGYRTHFHPAERPGYSGVALFTAIEPRGLVLGGLDEPRFDREGRLIIADYGDFLLYAGYFPNGGEDLSRVPYKLEFSEAVLQHAERQRRAGRGIVICGDLNTAHEEIDLAHPKANRNNTGFLPEERAWLTRLIGHGYVDVFRERHPGEGGLYTWWSNRWGVRERNVGWRIDYFFVSQELRDRVVDARIHPQVMGSDHCPVELVLRVRG; encoded by the coding sequence ATGTCCGAAATCCGCCTCTTCTCGTGGAACGTCAACGGACTGCGGGCGTGCTCCCGCAAGGGCTTCCCGGAGTGGCTGCGGGAGGCCGCGCCCGACGTGCTGGCGCTGCAGGAGGTGCGCGCCACGCCGGCGCAGCTCGACGAGCCGGTGCGGTCGCCCGACGGCTACCGCACGCACTTCCACCCGGCCGAGCGCCCGGGCTACTCGGGGGTCGCGCTCTTCACCGCGATCGAGCCGCGCGGCCTCGTTCTCGGCGGCCTCGACGAGCCCCGCTTCGACCGCGAGGGACGGCTGATCATCGCCGACTACGGCGACTTCCTGCTCTACGCCGGCTACTTCCCGAACGGCGGCGAGGATCTGAGCCGCGTTCCCTACAAGCTCGAGTTCTCGGAGGCCGTGCTGCAGCACGCCGAGCGCCAGCGCCGCGCCGGCCGCGGCATCGTGATCTGTGGCGACCTCAACACCGCCCACGAGGAGATCGACCTCGCCCACCCGAAGGCGAACCGGAACAACACCGGCTTCCTGCCCGAGGAGCGGGCGTGGCTGACGCGGCTGATCGGGCACGGCTACGTCGACGTCTTCCGCGAGCGCCACCCCGGCGAGGGCGGCCTCTACACCTGGTGGAGCAACCGCTGGGGCGTGCGCGAGCGCAACGTCGGGTGGCGCATCGACTACTTCTTCGTCTCCCAGGAGCTGAGAGACCGCGTCGTCGACGCGCGGATCCACCCCCAGGTGATGGGCTCCGACCACTGCCCGGTCGAACTCGTGCTCCGCGTCAGGGGTTGA
- a CDS encoding HAD family hydrolase yields the protein MRALALDFDGVLSDSAREVFTIAVRTYARLHPGSAVVEATLAGPAAADGELDLSAAPTFAAFRQLMPLGSRSEDFGVALHAMELGLELADQAAWDGFHRLLDPEWLRAFHLAFYETRDGLRTGDEARWLALYDSYPGLAPFLRRAAGRVALAVATARDAASVDVLLGHLGIADLIPSRLRLDKETGIQKTEHLTALAERLGIAFSDITFIDDRVNQLERVAPLGVRPVLAGWGHNTPREHARAASLGFPVAQLDNLDALLPDIS from the coding sequence ATGCGGGCCCTCGCGCTCGACTTCGACGGCGTCCTCAGCGACAGCGCCCGCGAGGTGTTCACGATCGCGGTGCGCACCTACGCCCGCCTGCACCCCGGATCGGCGGTGGTCGAGGCGACGCTTGCCGGGCCGGCGGCCGCGGACGGAGAGCTCGACCTCTCGGCTGCGCCGACCTTCGCCGCCTTCCGGCAGCTGATGCCGCTCGGCAGCCGCTCCGAGGACTTCGGGGTCGCGCTGCACGCGATGGAGCTCGGCCTCGAGCTCGCCGACCAGGCGGCGTGGGACGGCTTCCACCGGCTGCTCGATCCGGAGTGGCTGCGCGCCTTCCACCTCGCCTTCTACGAGACGCGCGACGGCCTGCGGACCGGCGACGAGGCGCGCTGGCTCGCCCTCTACGACTCGTACCCGGGGCTGGCCCCCTTTCTCCGGCGGGCGGCAGGCCGGGTGGCGCTCGCGGTCGCGACGGCGCGCGATGCGGCCTCGGTCGACGTGCTGCTCGGGCACCTCGGGATCGCGGACCTCATTCCCAGCCGGCTGCGGCTCGACAAGGAGACCGGCATCCAGAAGACCGAGCACCTGACCGCACTCGCCGAGCGCTTGGGGATCGCGTTCTCCGACATCACCTTCATTGATGACCGGGTCAACCAGCTCGAGCGGGTGGCGCCGCTCGGGGTGCGGCCGGTGCTCGCCGGGTGGGGGCACAACACGCCGCGGGAGCACGCGAGGGCTGCATCGCTGGGCTTCCCGGTGGCGCAGCTCGACAACCTCGACGCGCTGCTGCCGGACATCTCCTGA
- a CDS encoding ABC transporter ATP-binding protein — protein sequence MIHLRSVARTFDPQRQVLRGVDLDVDAGELVAITGRSGAGKTTLLNVIGGLDSGYQGSVEVAGRRLSELGDRQLSAFRNRSVGFVFQAYNLLEQLTVSENVALPSVFAGGSHGREGREEVRRRALESLAAVGLDGRANDRPAVLSGGERQRVAIARALLQRTPLLLCDEPTGNLDEATGAQIAELLREVRERRGVTVVVATHDAAIRRLAGRVLELRDGALAEREPELPGGGR from the coding sequence GTGATCCACCTGCGTTCGGTGGCGCGGACCTTCGACCCGCAGCGGCAGGTGCTGCGGGGCGTCGACCTCGATGTCGACGCTGGCGAGCTGGTGGCCATCACCGGCCGCTCAGGCGCCGGCAAGACCACCCTCCTCAACGTGATCGGCGGGCTCGACTCCGGCTACCAGGGCTCGGTCGAGGTTGCGGGCCGGCGCCTCAGCGAGCTCGGCGACCGTCAGCTGAGCGCCTTCCGAAACCGCTCGGTGGGGTTCGTGTTCCAGGCCTACAACCTGCTCGAGCAGCTGACCGTGTCCGAGAACGTCGCGCTGCCGTCGGTGTTCGCCGGGGGCTCCCACGGCCGCGAAGGCCGGGAGGAGGTGCGACGGCGGGCGCTGGAATCGCTCGCCGCGGTGGGCCTCGACGGCCGAGCGAACGACCGCCCGGCCGTGCTCTCGGGCGGCGAGCGCCAGCGCGTCGCGATCGCCCGCGCGCTGCTGCAGCGGACGCCGCTGCTGCTGTGCGACGAGCCGACCGGGAATCTCGACGAGGCCACCGGCGCGCAGATTGCGGAGCTGCTGCGGGAGGTCCGCGAACGGCGCGGCGTGACCGTGGTGGTGGCCACGCACGACGCAGCTATCCGCCGGTTGGCCGGCCGCGTGCTCGAGCTGCGCGACGGTGCCCTGGCCGAGCGCGAGCCCGAGTTGCCAGGGGGCGGCCGATGA